Proteins encoded by one window of Acidipropionibacterium virtanenii:
- the pyrF gene encoding orotidine-5'-phosphate decarboxylase has protein sequence MDTSRPIIALDVPSADEALALVARFGDEPLFLKVGMELFYSSGPGIVTRLKEAGHDVFCDLKLHDIPNTVKRAAASLAGLGADLLTVHAAGGQAMMEAALEGLSGASNDPAVVAITQLTSTSEAAMHDEQLIAVPLAESVLHYARLARQAGLAGVVCSAQEAGRIAAATGDGFLRVTPGIRPAGSAVGDQSRVATPENAAGLGSSAIVVGRPITRAEDPVAAYHAIKAAWNTGRNN, from the coding sequence ATGGACACCTCCCGCCCGATCATCGCCCTCGACGTGCCGAGCGCCGACGAGGCTCTGGCCCTGGTCGCCCGGTTCGGCGACGAACCGCTGTTTCTCAAGGTCGGGATGGAGCTGTTCTACTCCTCCGGACCTGGTATCGTCACCAGGCTCAAGGAGGCCGGGCACGACGTCTTCTGCGACCTCAAGCTCCACGACATCCCCAACACCGTGAAACGGGCCGCCGCCAGCCTCGCCGGCCTGGGAGCCGACCTGCTCACCGTCCACGCCGCCGGCGGGCAGGCGATGATGGAGGCTGCGCTGGAAGGCCTGTCAGGCGCCTCCAACGATCCGGCCGTGGTCGCCATCACCCAGCTCACCTCCACCTCCGAGGCTGCCATGCACGACGAGCAGCTGATCGCGGTGCCGCTGGCCGAGTCGGTGCTCCACTACGCCCGGCTGGCCCGCCAGGCCGGGCTGGCCGGAGTGGTCTGCTCGGCCCAGGAGGCCGGCCGGATCGCCGCCGCTACCGGAGACGGGTTCCTGCGGGTGACGCCGGGCATCCGCCCCGCCGGGTCGGCGGTCGGCGACCAGTCGCGGGTCGCCACCCCCGAGAACGCCGCCGGGCTGGGATCCAGCGCCATCGTCGTCGGACGCCCCATCACCCGGGCCGAGGACCCCGTGGCCGCCTACCACGCCATCAAGGCGGCCTGGAACACCGGCCGGAACAACTGA